From Besnoitia besnoiti strain Bb-Ger1 chromosome X, whole genome shotgun sequence, one genomic window encodes:
- a CDS encoding hypothetical protein (encoded by transcript BESB_018710), producing MASDHAEERRSWCASVTSACAEWVSDMGGCLEAGGEIECSAAVGMIEVSFLSAFQEMIWSSVEVCHITARGQRCRFRPLDQRLATHPFDRQAAWRLDGSMPVGDDNNECEGWGFGNLVDAIVATTIDEWVLGGLAVTTECYAEKGTSGVSAALPAKEGFLLKRVWRRSDLSIFRV from the exons ATGGCGAGTGAccacgcggaggagcggcgaAGCTGGTGCGCGAGCGTGACATCGGCTTGTGCTGAGTGGGTGTCCGATATGGGTGGATG CTTGGAAGC GGGTGGGGAAATTGAGTGCTCTGCGGCAGTAGGCATGATAGAAGTTTCGTTCCTCAGTGCGTTCCAGGAGATGATATGGTCGTCGGTCGAGGTGTGCCACATCACCGC gcgagggcagcgctgTCGGTTCAGGCCGCTGGACCAGCGGCTAGCAACTCACCCGTTCGACCGGCAAGCG GCTTGGAGACTGGACGGGAGCATGCCTGTTGGAGATGACAACAATGAATGC GAGGGTTGGGGGTTCGGCAACCTTGTGGATGCTATTGTGG CGACCACGATTGACGAGTGGGTGCTGGGTGGATTGGCGGTCACGACAGAATG CTATGCAGAAAAGGGGACGTCTGGCGTCAGTGCAGCCCTCCCCGCAAAGGAAGGGTTCTTGCTGAAGCGCGTCTGGCGACGCTCCGATTTGTCGATATTTCGGGTTTAG